A region of Streptomyces cinnamoneus DNA encodes the following proteins:
- a CDS encoding peptidylprolyl isomerase: MTTKVYFDITINDEPAGRINFNLFDDVVPKTAENFRALATGEKGFGYAGSSFHRVIPAFMLQGGDFTRGNGTGGKSIYGEKFADENFTLKHDRPGLLSMANAGPNTNGSQFFITTIVTDWLDGKHVVFGEVADETSMALVKKIEALGSRGGATSAKITIAASGQL, encoded by the coding sequence ATGACTACCAAGGTTTACTTCGATATCACCATCAACGACGAGCCCGCCGGGCGCATCAACTTCAACCTGTTCGACGACGTCGTTCCGAAGACCGCGGAGAACTTCCGCGCGCTGGCCACCGGCGAGAAGGGCTTCGGCTACGCCGGCTCCTCCTTCCACCGGGTCATTCCCGCCTTCATGCTCCAGGGCGGCGACTTCACCCGCGGCAACGGCACGGGCGGCAAGAGCATCTACGGTGAGAAGTTCGCCGACGAGAACTTCACCCTCAAGCACGACCGGCCGGGCCTGCTGTCCATGGCCAACGCCGGCCCGAACACCAACGGCTCGCAGTTCTTCATCACCACGATCGTGACCGACTGGCTCGACGGCAAGCACGTCGTGTTCGGCGAGGTCGCCGACGAGACCAGCATGGCCCTGGTCAAGAAGATCGAGGCGCTGGGCTCCCGCGGCGGCGCGACCTCCGCGAAGATCACCATCGCGGCGTCCGGTCAGCTCTGA
- a CDS encoding ABC transporter substrate-binding protein gives MTARSIRGVAATAMAGVLAAGAVACAAPGGGREGGAGDSLVVGLANEPETLSPLLGYGKDGNSKIFDGLLRRDAGMKLRPALAAELPKVTDDGRTYTYKLRQGVKFSDGEPFTARDVVFTYRTILDEKTNNAAKGELDAIDEVTAQGDDTVVFALKYPYAPFAERTVLPIAPEHAAKGQDVNTGSFNTAPIGTGPYVLTGWSKGEKLTFKANPGYWGGEPKVKKLTMAIIKDDDVRATRLRSGDLDGAVLPPNLVKGFKGDKDKVTLTARTTDFRGVTLPTAGKVTGDPAVRRALDLAVDRAAMVDKLLEGAGRAGYGPVPTDSEWFAEGTERPHDLEKAQRLLDDAGWRPAAGGVREKDGQRASFTLWFPAGDKLREEHALAFASDAKKAGIEVKVQSGTWEVIEPRMKDDAVLAGGGNPADPDFDLYNLLHSSLALDGFNNMAAYASPDVDKALEEGRRSGDKSARKAAYDKVQQGLADNPGYVFLTDVDHLYVVNDAWQDLTTQVEPHDHGLGAGPWWNVEDWQPAK, from the coding sequence ATGACCGCCCGGTCCATACGGGGAGTGGCCGCCACGGCCATGGCAGGCGTACTCGCGGCAGGGGCGGTGGCCTGTGCGGCGCCCGGTGGCGGGCGCGAAGGCGGCGCCGGGGACTCGCTCGTCGTCGGGCTGGCCAACGAGCCCGAGACCCTCAGTCCCCTCCTGGGCTACGGCAAGGACGGCAACTCCAAGATCTTCGACGGGCTGCTCCGCCGCGACGCCGGCATGAAGCTGCGGCCCGCCCTCGCCGCCGAGCTGCCGAAGGTCACCGACGACGGGCGGACGTACACCTACAAGCTCCGCCAGGGCGTGAAGTTCAGCGACGGAGAGCCCTTCACCGCCAGGGACGTGGTCTTCACCTACCGGACCATCCTGGACGAGAAGACCAACAACGCCGCCAAGGGCGAGCTCGACGCCATCGACGAGGTCACCGCCCAGGGCGACGACACCGTCGTCTTCGCGCTCAAGTACCCCTACGCCCCCTTCGCCGAGCGCACCGTCCTGCCCATCGCCCCCGAACACGCGGCCAAGGGCCAGGACGTCAACACCGGCTCCTTCAACACCGCGCCCATCGGCACCGGACCGTACGTCCTCACCGGCTGGAGCAAGGGCGAGAAGCTGACCTTCAAGGCCAACCCCGGCTACTGGGGCGGCGAGCCGAAGGTCAAGAAGCTCACCATGGCGATCATCAAGGACGACGACGTGCGCGCCACCCGGCTGCGCTCCGGCGACCTCGACGGCGCCGTCCTGCCGCCCAACCTCGTCAAGGGCTTCAAGGGCGACAAGGACAAGGTGACCCTCACCGCCCGCACCACCGACTTCCGCGGTGTCACGCTGCCCACGGCGGGCAAGGTCACCGGCGACCCCGCCGTCCGCCGCGCCCTCGACCTGGCCGTCGACCGGGCGGCCATGGTCGACAAGCTGCTCGAAGGCGCCGGACGGGCCGGCTACGGGCCCGTGCCCACCGACAGCGAGTGGTTCGCCGAGGGCACCGAGCGCCCCCACGACCTGGAGAAGGCCCAGCGGCTCCTGGACGACGCGGGCTGGCGGCCCGCCGCCGGCGGCGTCCGCGAGAAGGACGGACAGCGCGCCTCCTTCACCCTCTGGTTCCCCGCGGGCGACAAGCTCCGCGAGGAGCACGCCCTCGCCTTCGCGTCCGACGCCAAGAAGGCCGGCATCGAGGTCAAGGTGCAGAGCGGCACCTGGGAGGTCATCGAGCCCCGCATGAAGGACGACGCGGTGCTCGCCGGCGGCGGCAACCCCGCCGACCCCGACTTCGACCTCTACAACCTGCTCCACTCCTCCCTCGCCCTCGACGGCTTCAACAACATGGCCGCCTACGCCAGCCCCGACGTCGACAAGGCCCTCGAGGAGGGCCGGCGCAGCGGCGACAAGAGCGCCCGCAAGGCCGCCTACGACAAGGTCCAGCAAGGTCTCGCCGACAACCCCGGCTACGTCTTCCTCACCGACGTCGACCACCTCTACGTCGTGAACGACGCCTGGCAGGACCTCACCACCCAGGTCGAACCGCACGACCACGGCCTCGGTGCCGGACCGTGGTGGAACGTCGAGGACTGGCAGCCCGCGAAGTGA
- a CDS encoding ABC transporter permease has product MARMAGRRLLAAVPLLAVVTFGVFALAAASPFDPAKAYAGTSGLSAGQDVLDRLRENLGADRPFVARWWDWLTAALTGDLGDSASLRQPVTQVIGERVGWSVLLGGVAFALAVTVGTALGVLAARRRGGLLDRTVTSLAYVLEAAPPFWLGLLAVWGFALKLDALPAGGLTDTGSDVVTAGQVASHLVLPAAVLAATQLPWFVLYVRQGVGDALTEDPVRGARARGLSERTVLLHHALRSGLLPVLTLLGSRVPELITGALLVETVFSWPGIASATVEAATKVDFPLLAALTVLATAAVLVGNLLSDLLYGLADPRVSHEEM; this is encoded by the coding sequence ATGGCACGCATGGCGGGGCGGCGGCTCCTGGCCGCCGTCCCCCTGCTCGCCGTCGTGACGTTCGGCGTGTTCGCCCTCGCCGCCGCGTCGCCGTTCGACCCCGCCAAGGCCTACGCCGGCACCTCCGGCCTGAGCGCCGGCCAGGACGTCCTCGACCGGCTCCGCGAGAACCTCGGCGCCGACCGGCCGTTCGTCGCCCGCTGGTGGGACTGGCTGACCGCCGCCCTCACCGGCGACCTCGGCGACTCCGCGTCCCTGCGCCAGCCCGTCACCCAGGTCATCGGCGAACGCGTCGGCTGGTCCGTCCTGCTGGGCGGCGTCGCCTTCGCCCTCGCCGTCACCGTGGGCACTGCTCTCGGCGTCCTCGCCGCCCGGCGCCGCGGCGGCCTCCTCGACCGGACCGTGACCTCCCTGGCGTACGTCCTGGAGGCCGCGCCGCCCTTCTGGCTGGGGCTGCTGGCCGTCTGGGGCTTCGCCCTGAAGCTCGACGCCCTGCCCGCCGGGGGCCTCACCGACACCGGCAGCGACGTGGTCACCGCCGGACAGGTCGCCTCCCATCTCGTGCTCCCCGCCGCGGTGCTGGCCGCCACCCAGCTGCCCTGGTTCGTGCTGTACGTACGCCAGGGCGTCGGCGACGCCCTCACGGAGGACCCCGTGCGCGGCGCCCGCGCCCGCGGCCTGAGCGAACGGACGGTGCTGCTCCACCACGCCCTGCGGTCCGGACTGCTGCCCGTCCTCACCCTCCTCGGCTCGCGCGTGCCCGAACTCATCACCGGCGCCCTGCTCGTCGAGACGGTCTTCAGCTGGCCCGGCATCGCCTCCGCCACCGTCGAGGCCGCCACCAAGGTCGACTTCCCGCTGCTGGCGGCCCTCACCGTGCTCGCCACAGCCGCCGTCCTCGTCGGCAACCTGCTCTCCGACCTGCTCTACGGACTCGCCGACCCGAGGGTGTCCCATGAAGAGATGTGA
- a CDS encoding ABC transporter permease, producing MKRCDPRTAVPAAAVTLVVLVALVVPYAAPLDEQAVDLGAKLLPPSWSHPFGTDEVGRDLLLRCVHGLRVSLLVGVAAAVVATVVGTAVGALAGALGGWADRAVMRVVDLFSSVPHLLLGIFVVAVLRPGVWPVIASVAVTHWLSTARIVRAELLSLRTRPYVDAAVSGGASRWRVTVRHLLPAVAPQAGLAAVLMIPHAVWHESALSFLGLGLPTHQASLGTMVQSARGSLLAGDWWPTLFPGLFIVLPTLAVAGLAGAWRERLNPRRRSELTL from the coding sequence ATGAAGAGATGTGACCCGCGCACGGCCGTCCCGGCGGCGGCGGTCACGCTGGTCGTCCTCGTCGCCCTGGTGGTGCCGTACGCCGCGCCCCTCGACGAGCAGGCCGTCGACCTCGGCGCGAAACTGCTGCCACCCTCCTGGTCCCACCCCTTCGGCACCGACGAGGTGGGCCGCGACCTGCTGCTGCGCTGCGTCCACGGCCTGCGCGTCTCCCTCCTCGTCGGCGTGGCCGCCGCCGTCGTCGCGACCGTCGTCGGCACGGCCGTCGGCGCGCTGGCCGGCGCCCTCGGCGGCTGGGCGGACCGCGCCGTGATGCGGGTGGTCGACCTCTTCTCCTCCGTGCCCCACCTGCTGCTCGGCATCTTCGTCGTCGCCGTGCTCCGCCCCGGCGTCTGGCCCGTGATCGCCTCGGTCGCGGTCACGCACTGGCTGTCGACGGCGCGGATCGTCCGCGCCGAGCTGCTGTCGCTGCGCACCCGCCCCTACGTCGACGCCGCCGTCTCCGGCGGCGCGTCCCGCTGGCGCGTCACCGTGCGGCACCTGCTGCCGGCGGTCGCCCCCCAGGCGGGACTCGCCGCGGTGCTGATGATCCCGCACGCCGTCTGGCACGAATCCGCGCTGTCCTTCCTCGGCCTGGGCCTGCCCACCCACCAGGCCAGCCTCGGCACCATGGTCCAGAGCGCGCGCGGGTCCCTCCTCGCCGGCGACTGGTGGCCGACCCTCTTCCCCGGCCTGTTCATCGTCCTGCCGACCCTGGCCGTGGCGGGCCTCGCGGGTGCCTGGCGCGAACGGCTCAACCCGCGCCGCCGATCGGAGCTGACGCTGTGA
- a CDS encoding ABC transporter ATP-binding protein, whose amino-acid sequence MRAGRDVAAVTDVSFRLMPGECLALIGESGCGKSVLASALLGLLPANARTTGHAHLGDLDLLAADERTLARTVRGRRIGLVPQSPAAHLTPVRTVRAQLRETVRELTGARGRALDEAVEATAERAAFPAGHLDRHPHQLSGGLAQRAATALALAGDAPLLLADEPTTGLDRDLVDRTADELRRHADAGHALLMITHDLAAARRVADRVAVMYAGRIVEIAPAADFFGATGPRHPYARGLLDALPERAFTPVPGMPPELDALPDGCAFAARCARATEECAALPEFTGGVACHHEEPPGA is encoded by the coding sequence ATGCGCGCGGGCCGCGACGTCGCCGCCGTCACCGACGTGTCCTTCCGGCTCATGCCGGGAGAGTGCCTCGCGCTCATCGGCGAGAGCGGCTGCGGCAAGTCCGTGCTCGCCTCCGCGCTGCTGGGCCTGCTGCCCGCCAACGCCCGGACCACCGGCCACGCCCACCTCGGGGACCTGGACCTGCTCGCCGCCGACGAGCGCACCCTGGCCCGCACCGTACGCGGCCGCCGCATCGGCCTCGTCCCGCAGAGCCCCGCCGCGCACCTCACGCCCGTGCGGACCGTACGCGCGCAGCTGCGCGAGACCGTGCGCGAGCTGACGGGCGCCCGGGGGAGGGCCCTGGACGAAGCCGTCGAGGCGACCGCCGAGCGGGCCGCCTTCCCGGCCGGCCACCTCGACCGCCACCCCCACCAGCTCTCCGGCGGCCTGGCCCAGCGCGCCGCCACCGCGCTCGCCTTGGCCGGCGACGCGCCGCTGCTGCTCGCCGACGAGCCGACCACCGGCCTCGACCGCGACCTCGTCGACCGCACGGCCGACGAGCTGCGCCGCCACGCGGACGCCGGCCACGCCCTCCTGATGATCACCCACGACCTGGCGGCGGCACGGCGCGTCGCCGACCGCGTCGCCGTGATGTACGCGGGCCGCATCGTCGAAATCGCCCCCGCCGCCGACTTCTTCGGCGCCACCGGGCCCCGGCACCCCTACGCCCGCGGCCTCCTCGACGCCCTGCCGGAGCGTGCCTTCACCCCCGTCCCCGGCATGCCGCCGGAGCTGGACGCCCTCCCCGACGGCTGTGCCTTCGCGGCGCGGTGCGCCCGGGCGACCGAGGAGTGCGCGGCGCTACCGGAGTTCACGGGCGGCGTCGCCTGTCACCACGAGGAGCCCCCCGGTGCTTGA
- a CDS encoding ABC transporter ATP-binding protein codes for MLELRGVTAGYDPREPVVHDVSLTVGDGEAVGLLGPSGCGKSTLARVAALLHRPVAGTVVIDGEPARGWRHRAPRAQRTAFGVVFQQPRQSADPRLRLDDLIAEPLRATGRRGEAAERVAALAAAVGLSGELLARRPHEVSDGQLQRACVARALVLRPRWLVCDEMTAMLDASTTAALVAVVEAYRRESGAGLLTVGHDAVLLERWCDRTMRWADLAAERRP; via the coding sequence GTGCTTGAACTGCGCGGCGTCACCGCCGGCTACGACCCGCGCGAACCCGTCGTCCACGACGTCTCGCTGACCGTCGGCGACGGCGAGGCCGTCGGCCTGCTCGGCCCCAGCGGATGCGGCAAGTCGACCCTGGCGCGCGTCGCCGCGCTGCTGCACCGGCCCGTGGCCGGGACCGTCGTCATCGACGGCGAGCCCGCCCGCGGCTGGCGCCACCGGGCACCGCGCGCACAGCGCACGGCGTTCGGCGTCGTCTTCCAGCAGCCACGGCAGTCCGCCGACCCCCGGCTGCGGCTCGACGACCTGATCGCCGAGCCGCTGCGCGCGACCGGGCGGCGCGGCGAGGCGGCCGAGCGCGTCGCCGCGCTCGCCGCCGCCGTCGGCCTGTCCGGGGAACTGCTCGCCCGGCGTCCGCACGAGGTCAGCGACGGACAGCTGCAACGCGCCTGCGTGGCACGGGCGCTCGTGCTGCGTCCCCGGTGGCTGGTCTGCGACGAGATGACCGCCATGCTGGACGCGTCGACGACCGCCGCGCTGGTGGCCGTCGTCGAGGCGTACCGCCGGGAGAGCGGTGCGGGACTGCTGACCGTCGGCCATGACGCGGTGCTGCTGGAGCGGTGGTGCGACCGCACGATGCGCTGGGCGGACCTCGCCGCCGAACGGCGCCCCTAG
- the lysX gene encoding bifunctional lysylphosphatidylglycerol synthetase/lysine--tRNA ligase LysX, protein MSRTTRDGGTATVPETTVRETAGAGERTTAWRRFLHRVPNGFALFFALLGVFCAITALIPPLRRVATPVTDAMDLLTVPTAPNLAYAVFLLLLAAAMAARKRVTLWFVLAYLTLLLLADALLLSVGYWDMIPSTSVSAAAIVLLVLARREFYAASRRGAFLRALLVLVAGLAVAILVGWGLVSLFPGTLEPGGGNRLLFVANKVCGGLVSGRHFDGHPPHWLYFLLGLFGALALLNAAMALFRSQRLVAALHDDEEPRIRALLGRYGARDSLGYFATRRDKAVVFSPSGKGAVTYRVEAGVCLASGDPLGDPEAWTPAIEAWLGVAGRYGWQPAVMGASEEGAKAYARSGLGALQLGDEAVLQVSSFDLEGREMRVTRQAVHRVERTGATVRVRRHSALSDEEMGEVIRRADAWRDTETERGFSMALGRLGDPADGDCLLVEAFDNEGTMIALLSFVPWGADGVSLDVMRRDRAAPNGVMEFMVARLCAQAGRFGVKRISLNFAVFRSAFEEGARIGAGPVLRLWRKLLLFFSKWWQLEALYRSNVKYNPEWHPRFLCYADAGALARIGLAAGIAEGFVAVPSLGKLWRRGRPRGIASPASTAGLPSLSELGFVPGAGTGAEAGDETAGLPEQVRVRRRKLERLRAAGVDPYPVDAHRTHTLAAVRAAHPGLPPASRTGARVTVTGRVLLIRNHGGVAFALLRDWSGDLQLVLTRDGSGDELLRRFSAHVDLGDHVEAEGEVGTTDRGELSVFVTRARMTAKCLRPLPDKRHGLSDPEARVRMRYVDLAVSPGARRTVRARSAAVQALRQGLLARGFLEVETPMLQQVHGGANARPFTTHINAYDLDLYLRIAPELYLKRLCVGGMEKVFELGRTFRNEGISYKHNPEFTMLEAYQAFADYDVMLDLTRELIQEAAVAAHGSAVAVRVDGDGKRTEHDISGVWPVKTVYGALSEALGREIGADTPTEALRACCDAVGVPHRPEDGRGDVVLEMYERLVEERTTLPVFYKDFPTDVSPLTRPHRGDARLAERWDLVAFGTELGTAYSELIDPVEQRRRLTAQSLLAAGGDPEAMELDEDFLRALEYAMPPTGGLGLGVDRLVMFLTGLSIRETLPFPLVRHR, encoded by the coding sequence ATGAGCCGCACGACCCGGGACGGCGGGACCGCCACAGTGCCGGAGACCACGGTGCGGGAGACCGCCGGGGCCGGCGAGCGGACCACCGCCTGGCGGCGCTTCCTGCACCGGGTGCCCAACGGGTTCGCGCTCTTCTTCGCCCTGCTCGGCGTCTTCTGCGCGATCACCGCGCTGATTCCGCCGCTGCGGCGCGTGGCCACCCCGGTGACCGACGCCATGGACCTGCTGACGGTGCCGACGGCGCCCAACCTCGCCTATGCCGTCTTCCTGCTGCTGCTCGCCGCGGCGATGGCCGCCCGCAAGCGGGTCACGCTCTGGTTCGTCCTGGCCTATCTCACCCTGTTGCTGCTCGCGGACGCGCTGCTGCTGTCCGTGGGCTACTGGGACATGATCCCCTCGACGTCGGTGAGCGCCGCCGCGATCGTCCTGCTGGTCCTCGCGCGACGGGAGTTCTACGCGGCGTCGCGGCGCGGGGCGTTCCTGAGGGCCCTGCTCGTTCTCGTGGCGGGGCTCGCGGTGGCCATCCTGGTCGGCTGGGGCCTGGTGTCGCTCTTCCCCGGCACGCTGGAGCCCGGTGGGGGCAACCGGCTGCTGTTCGTGGCCAACAAGGTGTGCGGCGGCCTCGTCAGCGGCCGGCACTTCGACGGGCACCCGCCGCACTGGCTCTACTTCCTCCTGGGCCTGTTCGGCGCGCTGGCCCTGCTCAACGCGGCCATGGCGCTCTTCCGGTCCCAGCGTCTGGTGGCGGCGCTGCACGACGACGAGGAACCCCGCATCCGCGCCCTGCTCGGCCGCTACGGCGCCCGGGACTCGCTCGGCTACTTCGCGACGCGCCGCGACAAGGCCGTCGTCTTCTCCCCCAGCGGCAAGGGCGCCGTCACCTACCGCGTCGAGGCGGGCGTCTGCCTGGCCTCCGGCGACCCGCTGGGCGACCCCGAGGCGTGGACCCCGGCCATCGAGGCCTGGCTGGGCGTGGCGGGCCGCTACGGCTGGCAGCCCGCCGTCATGGGCGCGAGCGAGGAGGGGGCCAAGGCCTACGCCCGTTCGGGGCTCGGAGCGCTGCAGCTGGGTGACGAGGCCGTCCTCCAGGTCTCCTCCTTCGACCTGGAGGGCCGCGAGATGCGGGTGACCCGCCAGGCCGTCCACCGCGTCGAGCGCACCGGCGCGACCGTGCGCGTCCGGCGCCACTCCGCGCTGTCCGACGAGGAGATGGGCGAGGTCATCCGGCGTGCCGACGCCTGGCGGGACACCGAGACCGAGCGGGGCTTCTCCATGGCGCTGGGCCGCCTGGGCGATCCGGCCGACGGCGACTGCCTGCTCGTCGAGGCGTTCGACAACGAGGGCACGATGATCGCCCTGCTGTCGTTCGTGCCGTGGGGAGCGGACGGGGTCTCGCTGGACGTGATGCGCCGTGACCGCGCCGCGCCCAACGGGGTCATGGAGTTCATGGTCGCCCGGCTGTGCGCGCAGGCCGGGCGGTTCGGCGTCAAGCGCATCTCGCTCAACTTCGCCGTCTTCCGCTCGGCCTTCGAGGAGGGCGCGCGCATCGGAGCGGGGCCGGTGTTGCGGCTGTGGCGCAAACTGCTGTTGTTCTTCTCCAAGTGGTGGCAGCTGGAGGCGCTCTACCGCTCGAACGTGAAGTACAACCCCGAGTGGCACCCCCGGTTCCTGTGCTACGCCGACGCCGGTGCGCTGGCCCGGATCGGGCTGGCCGCGGGGATCGCCGAGGGCTTCGTCGCGGTGCCGAGCCTCGGCAAGCTGTGGCGCCGGGGGCGGCCCCGGGGCATCGCCAGCCCCGCGTCCACGGCGGGGCTGCCCTCGCTCTCCGAGCTGGGGTTCGTCCCCGGAGCGGGTACGGGCGCGGAGGCCGGGGACGAGACGGCCGGGCTGCCGGAGCAGGTACGGGTGCGGCGGCGGAAGCTGGAGCGGCTGCGGGCGGCGGGCGTCGACCCCTATCCCGTGGACGCCCACCGCACCCACACCCTCGCCGCCGTCCGCGCGGCCCACCCGGGGCTGCCTCCCGCGTCCCGCACCGGTGCGCGGGTGACCGTCACCGGACGGGTGCTGCTGATCCGCAACCACGGCGGGGTGGCCTTCGCCCTGCTGCGCGACTGGTCGGGCGACCTCCAGCTCGTCCTCACCCGCGACGGTTCGGGCGACGAGCTGCTCAGGCGCTTCTCCGCTCACGTCGACCTCGGCGACCACGTCGAGGCCGAGGGTGAGGTCGGCACCACGGACCGCGGTGAGCTGAGCGTCTTCGTGACCCGTGCCCGTATGACCGCCAAGTGCCTGCGCCCCCTGCCCGACAAGCGGCACGGCCTGAGCGACCCGGAGGCCCGGGTCCGGATGCGGTACGTGGACCTCGCCGTCTCGCCCGGGGCGCGCCGGACCGTGCGGGCCCGCAGCGCGGCGGTGCAGGCGCTGCGGCAGGGGTTGCTGGCGCGGGGCTTCCTGGAGGTCGAGACGCCGATGCTCCAGCAGGTCCACGGCGGCGCGAACGCCCGGCCGTTCACCACCCACATCAACGCATACGACCTGGACCTGTATCTGCGGATCGCGCCCGAGCTGTATCTCAAGCGGCTGTGCGTGGGCGGCATGGAGAAGGTCTTCGAGCTGGGCCGGACGTTCCGCAACGAGGGCATCTCCTACAAGCACAACCCCGAGTTCACGATGCTGGAGGCGTACCAGGCGTTCGCCGACTACGACGTGATGCTGGACCTGACCCGTGAGCTGATCCAGGAGGCGGCCGTCGCCGCGCACGGCTCGGCGGTCGCGGTGCGGGTGGACGGTGACGGGAAGCGGACGGAGCACGACATCTCGGGGGTCTGGCCCGTGAAGACCGTTTACGGCGCCCTCTCGGAGGCGCTCGGCCGGGAGATCGGTGCGGATACGCCCACCGAGGCGCTGCGGGCGTGCTGTGACGCGGTGGGTGTGCCGCACCGGCCGGAGGACGGGCGCGGTGACGTGGTGCTGGAGATGTACGAGCGGCTGGTCGAGGAACGCACCACGCTGCCCGTCTTCTACAAGGACTTCCCCACGGACGTCTCACCGCTGACGCGGCCCCACCGGGGGGACGCGCGGTTGGCGGAGCGCTGGGACCTCGTGGCCTTCGGCACGGAGCTGGGCACGGCGTATTCCGAGCTGATCGATCCGGTCGAGCAGCGGCGCCGGCTGACGGCGCAGTCGCTGCTGGCGGCGGGCGGCGACCCGGAGGCGATGGAGCTGGACGAGGACTTCCTGCGGGCACTGGAGTACGCGATGCCGCCGACGGGCGGGCTGGGGCTCGGAGTGGACCGGCTGGTGATGTTCCTGACGGGGCTGTCGATCAGGGAGACGCTGCCGTTTCCGCTGGTGCGGCACCGGTGA
- a CDS encoding family 2B encapsulin nanocompartment shell protein: MTTSVEPDQSDQPTPAQPADTQLSLGTGAARQLATTTKSVPQMRGISSRWLLRVLPWVQVSAGTYRVNRRLVYTLGDGRVEFVSTGTEVRVIPAELGELPLLRDFGDTDTLEALANAFVQREYAAGDVLVEAGRPADEIFLIAHGKLTKTGPGEYGDETTLGILGDGDYFGDRAPLEPDATWGFTVRATTRCTVLSLSLQAFQELADRSEALRAHVDGFADRPTPPANKRGEADITVTSGHSGEPLIPGTFVDYELRPREYELSVAQTVLRVHTRVADLYNEPMNQLEQQLRLTIEALRERQEHEMVNNRDFGLLHNADLSQRIHTRSGPPTPDDLDELLSRRRKTQYLLAHPRTIAAFGRECSSRGLYPKNIEVMGTAVRSWRGVPLLPCNKIPISPTGTSSIIAMRTGEENQGVIGLHQTGIPDEYQPSLNVRFMGISEQAVSSYLVSAYYSAAVLVPDALGILEDVEIGR; encoded by the coding sequence ATGACCACGTCAGTGGAGCCGGACCAGTCCGACCAGCCGACCCCGGCTCAACCGGCCGACACACAGCTGAGCCTGGGCACGGGCGCGGCGCGCCAGCTCGCGACGACCACCAAGTCCGTGCCCCAGATGCGCGGCATCTCCTCCCGCTGGCTGCTGCGCGTCCTGCCCTGGGTGCAGGTCTCGGCCGGCACCTACCGGGTCAACCGGCGGCTGGTCTACACCCTGGGCGACGGCCGCGTCGAGTTCGTCTCGACCGGCACCGAGGTGCGGGTCATCCCGGCCGAGCTGGGCGAGCTGCCGCTGCTGCGCGACTTCGGGGACACCGACACCCTGGAGGCCCTGGCGAACGCGTTCGTCCAGCGGGAGTACGCCGCGGGCGACGTGCTCGTCGAAGCGGGCCGGCCCGCCGACGAGATCTTCCTCATCGCCCACGGCAAGCTCACCAAGACGGGCCCCGGCGAATACGGGGACGAGACGACGCTCGGCATCCTGGGCGACGGCGACTACTTCGGCGACCGGGCGCCCCTGGAGCCGGACGCGACCTGGGGCTTCACCGTGCGCGCGACGACCCGCTGCACGGTCCTGTCCCTCTCCCTCCAGGCCTTCCAGGAGCTGGCCGACCGCTCCGAGGCCCTGCGCGCCCATGTCGACGGCTTCGCGGACCGTCCCACGCCCCCGGCGAACAAGCGCGGCGAGGCCGACATCACCGTGACCTCCGGGCACTCGGGAGAGCCCCTCATTCCCGGCACGTTCGTCGACTACGAGCTCAGGCCCCGTGAGTACGAGCTGAGCGTGGCCCAGACGGTCCTGCGCGTCCACACCCGCGTCGCCGACCTCTACAACGAACCGATGAACCAGCTCGAACAACAGCTCCGCCTGACCATCGAGGCCCTGCGCGAACGCCAAGAACACGAAATGGTCAACAACCGCGACTTCGGCCTCCTCCACAACGCCGACCTCAGCCAGCGCATCCACACCCGCAGCGGCCCACCCACCCCCGACGACCTCGACGAACTGCTGTCACGGCGCCGCAAGACCCAGTACCTGCTGGCCCATCCGCGCACGATCGCCGCGTTCGGTCGCGAGTGCAGCAGCCGGGGCCTGTATCCCAAGAACATCGAGGTCATGGGCACCGCGGTGCGTTCCTGGCGCGGAGTTCCGCTGCTGCCCTGCAACAAGATCCCGATCAGCCCCACGGGCACCAGCTCCATCATCGCCATGCGGACCGGTGAGGAGAACCAGGGCGTCATCGGCCTCCATCAGACCGGCATCCCCGACGAGTACCAGCCCAGTCTCAACGTGCGCTTCATGGGCATCAGCGAGCAGGCGGTCTCCTCCTATCTGGTGAGCGCCTACTACTCCGCCGCGGTGCTGGTGCCGGACGCGCTGGGCATCCTGGAGGACGTCGAGATCGGACGCTGA